A region from the Kribbella shirazensis genome encodes:
- a CDS encoding ThuA domain-containing protein: MTIRVLVWGENRHEQVEPHVREIYPDGMHSTIAAGIAENLGDAKVSTTTLDEPEHGLTEDVLAETDVLVWWGHAAHGEVDDKVVDRVYQHVLSGMGLVVLHSGHWSKIFGKLMGTTCTLRWRSERDRELVWTVNPTHPIAQGVPHPIEIEQQEMYGEFFDIPVPDELIFVSSFSGGEVFRSGCTFRRGHGKIFYFSPGDQDFPVYHHKDVRKVIANGVAWARTDRPERALPTLLRYETEDFFNGHGYTGPIEEPADA; the protein is encoded by the coding sequence ATGACGATTCGCGTACTCGTCTGGGGCGAGAACCGCCACGAGCAGGTGGAGCCGCACGTGCGGGAGATCTACCCCGACGGCATGCACTCCACGATCGCGGCCGGGATCGCGGAGAACCTGGGCGACGCCAAGGTCTCCACCACGACCCTGGACGAGCCCGAGCACGGCCTGACCGAGGACGTGCTGGCCGAGACCGACGTCCTGGTCTGGTGGGGGCACGCCGCCCACGGTGAGGTCGACGACAAGGTGGTCGACCGCGTCTACCAGCACGTGCTGTCCGGGATGGGGCTCGTCGTCCTGCACTCCGGGCACTGGTCGAAGATCTTCGGCAAGCTGATGGGCACGACGTGCACGCTGCGCTGGCGCAGTGAGCGCGACCGCGAACTGGTCTGGACGGTGAACCCCACGCACCCGATCGCGCAGGGCGTGCCGCACCCGATCGAGATCGAGCAGCAGGAGATGTACGGCGAGTTCTTCGACATCCCGGTGCCCGACGAACTGATCTTCGTGTCCTCGTTCTCCGGCGGCGAGGTGTTCCGCTCGGGCTGCACGTTCCGCCGCGGGCACGGGAAGATCTTCTACTTCTCGCCCGGTGACCAGGACTTCCCGGTGTACCACCACAAGGATGTCCGTAAGGTGATCGCGAACGGCGTCGCGTGGGCCAGGACCGACCGGCCGGAGCGGGCCCTGCCGACGCTGCTGCGCTACGAGACCGAAGACTTCTTCAACGGACACGGGTACACCGGACCCATCGAGGAGCCTGCCGATGCCTGA
- a CDS encoding carbohydrate ABC transporter permease yields the protein MVTLTRTTVAGREKVRGRRHRGESLTKVLFVLPAVVAMVALFGYPVVKNLLMSLQDYGLKTFFTGVAPWVGLKNYSTVVTDKLFSDAMLNTALFTVGSIAFQFAIGLGLALFFHKKFPLSGLLRSLLLLPWLLPLIVSSATWRSILEQDNGILNRTLMKLHLIGDPVPWLNSPSVALIAVIGVNIWIGIPFNVTLLYSGLAEIPDELYEAGQLDGATGWRSFWYITWPNLRAVASVLLMLGVVYTIKVLDIILGLTGGGPANATQTLATQSYEKSFIDFKFGQGAALANILIVISFVFAIFYLRSTRRAIDE from the coding sequence ATGGTGACGCTCACACGGACGACGGTGGCCGGCCGCGAGAAGGTTCGCGGCCGGCGCCACCGCGGCGAGTCCCTCACCAAGGTGCTGTTCGTCCTGCCCGCCGTGGTGGCGATGGTGGCGCTGTTCGGCTACCCGGTCGTGAAGAACCTGCTGATGAGCCTGCAGGACTACGGGCTGAAGACGTTCTTCACCGGTGTCGCGCCGTGGGTCGGGCTGAAGAACTACAGCACGGTCGTGACCGACAAGCTGTTCTCGGACGCGATGCTGAACACGGCGCTGTTCACTGTCGGCTCGATCGCCTTCCAGTTCGCGATCGGGCTGGGGCTGGCGCTGTTCTTCCACAAGAAGTTCCCGCTGAGCGGACTGTTGCGGTCGCTGCTCCTGCTGCCGTGGCTGCTGCCGCTGATCGTGTCCAGCGCGACCTGGCGCTCGATCCTCGAGCAGGACAACGGAATCCTGAACCGCACACTGATGAAGCTGCACCTGATCGGTGATCCGGTGCCGTGGCTGAACTCGCCGTCGGTCGCGCTGATCGCGGTCATCGGCGTGAACATCTGGATCGGCATCCCGTTCAACGTGACCCTGCTGTACTCCGGTCTCGCGGAGATCCCCGACGAGCTCTACGAGGCCGGACAGCTCGACGGGGCGACCGGGTGGCGATCCTTCTGGTACATCACCTGGCCGAACCTGCGGGCGGTCGCGAGCGTGCTGCTGATGCTCGGGGTCGTCTACACGATCAAGGTCCTGGACATCATCCTCGGCCTCACCGGCGGTGGACCGGCGAACGCCACCCAGACGCTGGCGACCCAGTCGTACGAGAAGTCCTTCATCGACTTCAAGTTCGGCCAGGGCGCGGCGCTGGCCAACATCCTGATCGTGATCTCTTTCGTCTTCGCGATCTTCTACCTGCGCAGCACGCGCCGGGCGATCGATGAATAG
- a CDS encoding carbohydrate ABC transporter permease, whose product MRRTAYTVIGVLILCVMLFPVYWMVNASLQPSGNTLTAGFLPLNPTFSGYRRALDEQGGNLVTSMIIAAGTVVLSLAIATPCAYALSQFRSRWVSIGLLAILISQMIPGIVIANALYTAYERLGLLNSIPGLIVANCSSGIPFAILILRSFMLSLPPSLVEAARVDGAGLFRALVSIVLPISKNSLITAGLFSFLFSWSDFLFALTLTTKGGVRPVTLGIYQYLGTQVQNWNAVMATAVLSAVPAIVLLIAAQKYIAAGAIGGAVK is encoded by the coding sequence ATGCGACGTACGGCGTACACGGTGATCGGTGTCCTGATCCTGTGCGTGATGCTGTTCCCCGTCTACTGGATGGTGAACGCGTCGCTGCAGCCGTCCGGAAACACTCTGACGGCCGGTTTCCTGCCGCTGAATCCAACGTTTTCCGGCTACCGGCGCGCGCTGGACGAGCAGGGCGGGAACCTCGTCACGAGCATGATCATCGCGGCCGGAACGGTCGTGCTGAGTCTGGCGATCGCGACGCCGTGCGCGTACGCGTTGTCGCAGTTCCGGTCCCGGTGGGTGTCGATCGGGCTGCTGGCGATCCTGATCTCGCAGATGATTCCGGGCATCGTGATCGCGAACGCGCTGTACACGGCGTACGAGCGGCTCGGTCTGCTGAACTCGATCCCGGGCCTGATCGTGGCGAACTGCAGCAGCGGGATCCCGTTCGCGATCCTGATCCTGCGGTCGTTCATGCTCTCGCTGCCGCCGTCGCTGGTGGAGGCCGCGCGGGTCGACGGCGCCGGCCTGTTCCGGGCGCTCGTTTCGATCGTGCTGCCGATCAGCAAGAACTCGCTGATCACGGCCGGACTGTTCAGTTTCCTGTTTTCCTGGAGCGATTTCCTGTTCGCGCTGACGCTGACCACCAAGGGCGGCGTCCGGCCGGTGACGCTGGGGATCTACCAGTACCTCGGCACGCAGGTGCAGAACTGGAACGCGGTGATGGCGACCGCGGTGCTCTCGGCGGTCCCGGCCATCGTGCTGCTGATCGCCGCGCAGAAGTACATCGCCGCCGGCGCCATCGGCGGAGCCGTCAAATGA